DNA sequence from the Moorena sp. SIOASIH genome:
TTCGCGAATGGCTAAGGCTGACGGCTGACCGCTGACGGCTTACACTCTAGCAGCTATGAATTGGTTGAGGGACTTTAGTCTTGGGAAGTAGGGAGTAGGGAGTAGGGATAAAAAAATGAAGGGACATTATAATTATCAGAAACGCTATAATCAATAATTGTCAAATTTATAAATTTGCTAATTATGAGATGAAGTTTAAATTTTTAAGCTTTCATGATTCCTAACTATGATAATTATTAATTAGTACTCTTTATTTTCGGAAAAAAAAACTAGTGATTAATCGATGAAAAGACTAAAGTTATTAATATTATGTCTGTGTGGATTCGTCTTGGTACTATCCCCTTTGTACCTCCAAACCATAGCTCTATCTACTCCAAGCCGCAATAGTTTGGATCAACATTTGGGTCAACAAATTATTTACTCGCCCCAGCTAACCTTAGCCCATAACCAAGTTCAAACTACTGAAATTGCAGAGGGACCCTCAGAGGAACCGTCAGAGGAGTTATCCGATTCAGATAGTAGTAATTCCAAGTTAAAGCCATTTGATAAGGTCGTAGAAGATGCGGAAAAATTAGCAGGATTACTCACCCTCTACCGCAATAAAGAAAAAGACAAAATTTATTTAGAAATTGAGCCCGATCAACTAAATCAAAATTTCCTATGTGTTGTAACCCTTGCTTCGGGAATTGGGGAGTTGGGGCTCCAAACCGGTTGGCCAGTTAATGATTTTTTGTTCCAATTCCGCCGCCGACAGAAAACCATAGATTTAGTTATACCAAATATCTACTTCCGTACTCAACCCGGTGACCCCCAAGAGCGTTCTGTTAAGCGTTCCTTCAGTGATTCGGTGCTATATTCCCTGCCGATTACCAGTATTCATCCAGAACGAAAGACTCTGTTGGTGGATTTAACACCACTCCTGGTCAGCGATGGGTCTTTTTCTGGACTAGCATCGGCTTTTCCTTCGATATTAGGAGGCAGTTATGGGGTAGACCCTCAAAAATCCTATGTCAGTGATGCTCAAGCATTTCCGTTGAATGTAGAGATTGAGTCAGTTTATGGCTTTTCTGGTGGAGGAGATTTATTCTTTCCCTTAAGGAGTCTGCCAGATCAACGGGCATTTAATCTTAGTGTCCGCTATAGCTTTTCTCAACTACCGACTAACAATGGTTACCGTCATCGACTGGCGGATGAACGGGTAGGCTATTTCATCAGTGCTTATCAAAATCTATCCAATCAAAACCGGAAACAACCCTTTATCCGTTATATCAGGCGCTGGAATTTAGAAAAACAAGACCCTACTGCTACTGTATCCCCCCCAAAAGAACCGATTGTGTTTTGGATTGAAAATACTGTACCTCTAGAGTACCGAGATGCAATTCGGGAGGGGATTTTGATGTGGAATGAAGCGTTTCGGGAGGCAGGGTTTGACAATGCCATTGAAGTGCGGCAAATGCCAGATGATGCTACCTGGGACCCGGCTGATATTCGTTACAACACCATTCGCTGGTCGAATTCTTTTCCCTCATTCCCAGGCATTATCGCAATGGGCCCATCCCGAGTTAACCCTCTGACTGGGGAAATCTTGGACGCAGATGTGATTATTGATGCTAATGCGGTGCGCTGGATCAAAGCCGAATACCAGGCTATTGCTTCCCAGCCTCAATCCCAGGCATTATCTGGGTTATCCCAATTCCCGTTTAATGGTTCCCTGTGTAGTAATGGCATCAAAGTTCCTTACCTTAAATGGCAGGAAATCCTCAAGAGCAATCCTGGCAAAGCGGCTCAGTTGACCCTACCAGCTGGGCAATTCCTAACCGGACTAACCCAAGTCCCAGACCATGAGTTCTGTTTTGGGATGGCATCAGCTCAGCAAGCTAAGTTTGGAGCATTATCTCTATCGATGGTAAACCACGAGTTGGCCAGTGGTGAGGAAATGAAAACCTTCATCCATCAGTATTTGCGCTACCTGACGGCTCACGAAGTTGGTCATACTCTGGGATTGCGCCACAATTTCCGGGGCAGCACCATGTTGAGTCCAGAGGAATTGAATAATACTGAGATTACCCGCAACCAAGGGCTAGTGGCGTCAGTAATGGATTATGTGCCAGTTAATCTAGCGCCAGAGGGAATCGAACAGGGAGATTATTTCTCTACAGTGGTTGGTCCCTATGATAAGTGGGTGATTAAGTATGGCTACACTCCTATTGATGCTCTGACTCCTCAACAAGAATTACGCACACTGCGCAAAATTGCTGCCCAAGGGTCTGAAATGGGACTATCCTATGCAACAGATGAGGATACTTTCGATTTTATTGACCCAGAAGCTAAGGTTTGGGACCTTAGTGGTGATCCATTGCGTTACTCTCAGTGGCAAATGGAGAATGCTAAGGCTATTTGGAAACGGTTGAACAACAGTTACCTCCTGCCTGAAGAAAGTGCTGGGGATTTACGCGATCGCTTTGATACGGTATTCTCCTATTTCTTTGATCACGCTATCTCCCTTACTGGTTATATTGGTGGACAAACCTTTAATCGAAACTACACTGGTGGCAAGACTGGCACACTCCCCTTTGAACTGATCCCTGTGGAAAAACAGCGTCAGGCTTTAGCCATGCTCGGGGAGTATATGTTTGCTGAAGATACCTTTAACT
Encoded proteins:
- a CDS encoding zinc-dependent metalloprotease, which encodes MKRLKLLILCLCGFVLVLSPLYLQTIALSTPSRNSLDQHLGQQIIYSPQLTLAHNQVQTTEIAEGPSEEPSEELSDSDSSNSKLKPFDKVVEDAEKLAGLLTLYRNKEKDKIYLEIEPDQLNQNFLCVVTLASGIGELGLQTGWPVNDFLFQFRRRQKTIDLVIPNIYFRTQPGDPQERSVKRSFSDSVLYSLPITSIHPERKTLLVDLTPLLVSDGSFSGLASAFPSILGGSYGVDPQKSYVSDAQAFPLNVEIESVYGFSGGGDLFFPLRSLPDQRAFNLSVRYSFSQLPTNNGYRHRLADERVGYFISAYQNLSNQNRKQPFIRYIRRWNLEKQDPTATVSPPKEPIVFWIENTVPLEYRDAIREGILMWNEAFREAGFDNAIEVRQMPDDATWDPADIRYNTIRWSNSFPSFPGIIAMGPSRVNPLTGEILDADVIIDANAVRWIKAEYQAIASQPQSQALSGLSQFPFNGSLCSNGIKVPYLKWQEILKSNPGKAAQLTLPAGQFLTGLTQVPDHEFCFGMASAQQAKFGALSLSMVNHELASGEEMKTFIHQYLRYLTAHEVGHTLGLRHNFRGSTMLSPEELNNTEITRNQGLVASVMDYVPVNLAPEGIEQGDYFSTVVGPYDKWVIKYGYTPIDALTPQQELRTLRKIAAQGSEMGLSYATDEDTFDFIDPEAKVWDLSGDPLRYSQWQMENAKAIWKRLNNSYLLPEESAGDLRDRFDTVFSYFFDHAISLTGYIGGQTFNRNYTGGKTGTLPFELIPVEKQRQALAMLGEYMFAEDTFNFSPQLLNQLAPSRWTHWGAFTTIFPLDYPIHDRVMLVQTIVLGDLFSSERLARLRDAQLKTSSGEALTMAEVFDTVQDSIWKLDTKAKIEPISSLRRGLQRQYMSLLVNMALRNSNSLETARTFPEFIIAIQTFNTPEDARVLARYKLRQLRDAIAKTLNKQGKNLDTASLAHLEGARDRITKVLDAPLQAE